From a single Carassius auratus strain Wakin chromosome 38, ASM336829v1, whole genome shotgun sequence genomic region:
- the mapk8a gene encoding mitogen-activated protein kinase 8B isoform X2, translating into MNKNKREKEFYSVDVGDSTFTVLKRYQNLRPIGSGAQGIVCSAYDHNLERNVAIKKLSRPFQNQTHAKRAYRELVLMKCVNHKNIIGLLNVFTPQKTLEEFQDVYLVMELMDANLCQVIQMELDHERLSYLLYQMLCGTKHLHSAGIIHRDLKPSNIVVKSDCTLKILDFGLARTAATGLLMTPYVVTRYYRAPEVILGMGYQANVDIWSVGCILAEMVRHKILFPGRDYIDQWNKVIEQLGTPSQEFMMKLNQSVRTYVENRPRYTGYSFEKLFPDVLFPADSENNKLKASQARDLLSKMLVIDASKRISVDEALRHPYINVWYDPAEVEAPPPLIIDKQLDEREHTVEEWKELIYKEVLDWEERVKNGVIRGQPSPIGAAVINGSPQPSSSSSINDVSSMSTEPTVASDTDSSLEASAGPLSCCR; encoded by the exons ATGAACAAAAATAAGCGAGAAAAAGAGTTCTACAGCGTAGATGTGGGTGATTCAACATTCACAGTGTTGAAGCGGTATCAGAATCTAAGACCCATTGGCTCGGGTGCTCAGGGAATAGTCTG CTCGGCGTATGACCACAACCTTGAGCGAAATGTGGCTATAAAGAAACTCAGCCGGCCTTTTCAGAATCAGACCCATGCCAAACGTGCATACAGAGAGCTGGTGCTCATGAAGTGTGTCAACCATAAAAAT ATAATAGGCCTCTTAAATGTTTTTACACCACAAAAAACATTAGAAGAATTCCAAGATGT TTACCTAGTAATGGAGCTGATGGACGCCAACCTCTGCCAAGTCATTCAGATGGAGCTGGACCACGAGCGGCTGTCCTATCTGTTGTACCAGATGCTGTGCGGAACAAAACACCTCCACTCGGCGGGGATCATCCACAGG GATCTGAAACCCAGCAACATCGTGGTAAAGTCAGACTGTACCCTGAAGATCCTGGATTTTGGTCTGGCCAGGACGGCAGCTACGGGTCTGCTGATGACACCATATGTGGTGACACGTTACTACAGAGCCCCTGAAGTCATCCTGGGAATGGGATATCAAGCCAATG TGGACATTTGGTCTGTGGGCTGCATTTTGGCAGAAATGGTCCGTCACAAAATCCTTTTTCCTGGGAGGGACT ATATTGATCAGTGGAACAAAGTCATAGAGCAGCTGGGAACACCATCCCAGGAGTTCATGATGAAACTCAACCAGTCAGTGCGGACCTATGTGGAGAACAGGCCGCGGTACACTGGATACAGCTTTGAGAAGCTCTTTCCCGATGTCCTGTTCCCTGCTGATTCAGAAAACAACAAACTGAAAG CGAGCCAGGCACGGGACCTGCTGTCTAAAATGTTGGTGATCGATGCATCCAAACGAATCTCCGTGGATGAAGCTCTGCGGCACCCCTACATTAACGTGTGGTACGACCCAGCTGAAGTGGAAGCG cCACCTCCTCTAATCATAGACAAACAGCTCGATGAGAGGGAACACACAGTGGAGGAATGGAAAG AGCTGATCTATAAAGAAGTCCTGGATTGGGAAGAACGGGTGAAAAACGGTGTCATTCGAGGTCAGCCTTCCCCTATAG GTGCAGCAGTGATCAACGGCTCACCCCAgccatcctcctcttcctccatcaATGACGTCTCATCAATGTCCACAGAGCCCACCGTGGCCTCAGACACAGACAGCAGCCTGGAGGCCTCTGCGGGACCCCTGAGCTGCTGCAGATGA
- the mapk8a gene encoding mitogen-activated protein kinase 8B isoform X1 has translation MNKNKREKEFYSVDVGDSTFTVLKRYQNLRPIGSGAQGIVCSAYDHNLERNVAIKKLSRPFQNQTHAKRAYRELVLMKCVNHKNIIGLLNVFTPQKTLEEFQDVYLVMELMDANLCQVIQMELDHERLSYLLYQMLCGTKHLHSAGIIHRDLKPSNIVVKSDCTLKILDFGLARTAATGLLMTPYVVTRYYRAPEVILGMGYQANVDVWSVGCIMAEMVRGSVLFPGSDHIDQWNKVIEQLGTPSQEFMMKLNQSVRTYVENRPRYTGYSFEKLFPDVLFPADSENNKLKASQARDLLSKMLVIDASKRISVDEALRHPYINVWYDPAEVEAPPPLIIDKQLDEREHTVEEWKELIYKEVLDWEERVKNGVIRGQPSPIGAAVINGSPQPSSSSSINDVSSMSTEPTVASDTDSSLEASAGPLSCCR, from the exons ATGAACAAAAATAAGCGAGAAAAAGAGTTCTACAGCGTAGATGTGGGTGATTCAACATTCACAGTGTTGAAGCGGTATCAGAATCTAAGACCCATTGGCTCGGGTGCTCAGGGAATAGTCTG CTCGGCGTATGACCACAACCTTGAGCGAAATGTGGCTATAAAGAAACTCAGCCGGCCTTTTCAGAATCAGACCCATGCCAAACGTGCATACAGAGAGCTGGTGCTCATGAAGTGTGTCAACCATAAAAAT ATAATAGGCCTCTTAAATGTTTTTACACCACAAAAAACATTAGAAGAATTCCAAGATGT TTACCTAGTAATGGAGCTGATGGACGCCAACCTCTGCCAAGTCATTCAGATGGAGCTGGACCACGAGCGGCTGTCCTATCTGTTGTACCAGATGCTGTGCGGAACAAAACACCTCCACTCGGCGGGGATCATCCACAGG GATCTGAAACCCAGCAACATCGTGGTAAAGTCAGACTGTACCCTGAAGATCCTGGATTTTGGTCTGGCCAGGACGGCAGCTACGGGTCTGCTGATGACACCATATGTGGTGACACGTTACTACAGAGCCCCTGAAGTCATCCTGGGAATGGGATATCAAGCCAATG tgGATGTATGGTCTGTTGGCTGTATCATGGCTGAAATGGTCAGAGGTAGTGTGTTGTTTCCAGGTTCAGATC ATATTGATCAGTGGAACAAAGTCATAGAGCAGCTGGGAACACCATCCCAGGAGTTCATGATGAAACTCAACCAGTCAGTGCGGACCTATGTGGAGAACAGGCCGCGGTACACTGGATACAGCTTTGAGAAGCTCTTTCCCGATGTCCTGTTCCCTGCTGATTCAGAAAACAACAAACTGAAAG CGAGCCAGGCACGGGACCTGCTGTCTAAAATGTTGGTGATCGATGCATCCAAACGAATCTCCGTGGATGAAGCTCTGCGGCACCCCTACATTAACGTGTGGTACGACCCAGCTGAAGTGGAAGCG cCACCTCCTCTAATCATAGACAAACAGCTCGATGAGAGGGAACACACAGTGGAGGAATGGAAAG AGCTGATCTATAAAGAAGTCCTGGATTGGGAAGAACGGGTGAAAAACGGTGTCATTCGAGGTCAGCCTTCCCCTATAG GTGCAGCAGTGATCAACGGCTCACCCCAgccatcctcctcttcctccatcaATGACGTCTCATCAATGTCCACAGAGCCCACCGTGGCCTCAGACACAGACAGCAGCCTGGAGGCCTCTGCGGGACCCCTGAGCTGCTGCAGATGA
- the mapk8a gene encoding mitogen-activated protein kinase 8B isoform X3, producing MNKNKREKEFYSVDVGDSTFTVLKRYQNLRPIGSGAQGIVCSAYDHNLERNVAIKKLSRPFQNQTHAKRAYRELVLMKCVNHKNIIGLLNVFTPQKTLEEFQDVYLVMELMDANLCQVIQMELDHERLSYLLYQMLCGTKHLHSAGIIHRDLKPSNIVVKSDCTLKILDFGLARTAATGLLMTPYVVTRYYRAPEVILGMGYQANVDVWSVGCIMAEMVRGSVLFPGSDHIDQWNKVIEQLGTPSQEFMMKLNQSVRTYVENRPRYTGYSFEKLFPDVLFPADSENNKLKASQARDLLSKMLVIDASKRISVDEALRHPYINVWYDPAEVEAPPPLIIDKQLDEREHTVEEWKELIYKEVLDWEERVKNGVIRGQPSPIAQVQQ from the exons ATGAACAAAAATAAGCGAGAAAAAGAGTTCTACAGCGTAGATGTGGGTGATTCAACATTCACAGTGTTGAAGCGGTATCAGAATCTAAGACCCATTGGCTCGGGTGCTCAGGGAATAGTCTG CTCGGCGTATGACCACAACCTTGAGCGAAATGTGGCTATAAAGAAACTCAGCCGGCCTTTTCAGAATCAGACCCATGCCAAACGTGCATACAGAGAGCTGGTGCTCATGAAGTGTGTCAACCATAAAAAT ATAATAGGCCTCTTAAATGTTTTTACACCACAAAAAACATTAGAAGAATTCCAAGATGT TTACCTAGTAATGGAGCTGATGGACGCCAACCTCTGCCAAGTCATTCAGATGGAGCTGGACCACGAGCGGCTGTCCTATCTGTTGTACCAGATGCTGTGCGGAACAAAACACCTCCACTCGGCGGGGATCATCCACAGG GATCTGAAACCCAGCAACATCGTGGTAAAGTCAGACTGTACCCTGAAGATCCTGGATTTTGGTCTGGCCAGGACGGCAGCTACGGGTCTGCTGATGACACCATATGTGGTGACACGTTACTACAGAGCCCCTGAAGTCATCCTGGGAATGGGATATCAAGCCAATG tgGATGTATGGTCTGTTGGCTGTATCATGGCTGAAATGGTCAGAGGTAGTGTGTTGTTTCCAGGTTCAGATC ATATTGATCAGTGGAACAAAGTCATAGAGCAGCTGGGAACACCATCCCAGGAGTTCATGATGAAACTCAACCAGTCAGTGCGGACCTATGTGGAGAACAGGCCGCGGTACACTGGATACAGCTTTGAGAAGCTCTTTCCCGATGTCCTGTTCCCTGCTGATTCAGAAAACAACAAACTGAAAG CGAGCCAGGCACGGGACCTGCTGTCTAAAATGTTGGTGATCGATGCATCCAAACGAATCTCCGTGGATGAAGCTCTGCGGCACCCCTACATTAACGTGTGGTACGACCCAGCTGAAGTGGAAGCG cCACCTCCTCTAATCATAGACAAACAGCTCGATGAGAGGGAACACACAGTGGAGGAATGGAAAG AGCTGATCTATAAAGAAGTCCTGGATTGGGAAGAACGGGTGAAAAACGGTGTCATTCGAGGTCAGCCTTCCCCTATAG CACAGGTGCAGCAGTGA